In a genomic window of Sporosarcina trichiuri:
- a CDS encoding bifunctional metallophosphatase/5'-nucleotidase codes for MTKPIRVFLSILLAVSVSAFETPDAQAASADETVTILFTHDLHDNFLPVEVDGSDGKRTVGGYARLASAIQQQREEHPDALLVDAGDFAMGTLFQTIYTSDAPGLRMLGHLGYDVTTLGNHEFDFRAAGLAESLRTALDSGDPLPQIVASNMEFPDAKDGQMPADLQDLQETVHTYGLEDHVVIERNGIRIGFFGLMGNEAAGNAPMSGVSFGDPIERAKAAVSVLKEEEKADLIVAMSHSGTSEDPALSEDELLAKKIPGIDVIISGHSHTVLSKPIITGKTILGSAGQYGENLGVLTVKKQDGGWKLADYELVPVDDSIPDDPEVSEMTDTYKKLVQEKYLSPFGMQFDEVLAASPFDFTPFSQLGREQKEEPIGNLIGDSFIHMVEELEGTDYEPVAAAVVPVGTIRNTFREGDITVSDVFNANSLGIGPDGISGYPLLSIYLTGKELKTVAEVDASITPIMNTVQLYISGLSYMFNPNRLLFNKVTDIRLQDRDGVTEEIDDDKLYRVVGGLYSVQMLPFVNEKSFGLLSVVPKTKDGEPIEDFEDHILYMNGQQEVKEWYAIAEYLKSFDQQEGVPQIPGYYSEEQGRKVVEQDSSLSAVLSQPNGIILSAYAILAAVLAVIVTLAVFIVRRKRRKRLL; via the coding sequence ATGACGAAACCAATAAGAGTCTTCCTGAGCATCCTGCTGGCTGTTTCAGTGTCCGCCTTTGAAACACCGGACGCACAAGCAGCTTCCGCTGATGAAACTGTCACCATCCTGTTCACCCATGACCTGCATGATAATTTCCTGCCGGTTGAAGTGGACGGTTCGGACGGGAAGCGGACAGTCGGCGGGTATGCCCGGCTGGCGAGCGCGATCCAGCAGCAGCGCGAGGAGCATCCGGATGCGCTGCTCGTCGATGCGGGTGATTTTGCGATGGGTACCTTATTCCAGACGATCTACACGTCGGACGCACCCGGACTGCGCATGCTCGGTCATCTCGGCTATGACGTGACGACACTCGGCAACCACGAATTCGATTTCCGTGCGGCCGGCCTGGCGGAAAGTCTGCGGACCGCACTTGACAGCGGAGACCCGCTTCCGCAAATCGTCGCCTCCAATATGGAGTTCCCGGATGCCAAGGACGGCCAAATGCCAGCCGATCTGCAGGACTTGCAGGAGACGGTGCATACATACGGACTCGAAGACCATGTGGTGATCGAGCGGAACGGCATACGCATAGGGTTCTTCGGACTGATGGGGAACGAAGCGGCCGGCAATGCCCCGATGTCCGGTGTCTCGTTCGGTGATCCGATCGAACGGGCGAAGGCGGCGGTGTCCGTCTTGAAGGAAGAGGAGAAGGCCGATCTGATTGTCGCGATGTCACATAGTGGTACGTCGGAAGATCCTGCCCTCTCTGAAGATGAACTGCTGGCGAAGAAAATCCCCGGCATCGACGTCATCATCAGCGGGCACAGCCATACTGTGCTGTCCAAGCCGATCATTACCGGCAAGACAATCCTTGGTTCTGCGGGCCAGTATGGGGAGAATTTAGGGGTCCTCACGGTGAAGAAACAAGACGGTGGCTGGAAACTCGCTGACTATGAACTGGTGCCGGTCGACGATTCGATACCGGACGATCCGGAGGTCTCTGAAATGACGGATACGTATAAGAAATTGGTCCAGGAAAAGTACCTCAGTCCATTCGGTATGCAGTTCGATGAAGTGCTCGCCGCGTCGCCGTTCGACTTCACTCCGTTTTCCCAATTGGGGAGGGAGCAGAAGGAAGAGCCGATCGGGAATTTGATCGGCGATTCGTTCATCCATATGGTTGAAGAGTTGGAAGGAACCGATTACGAGCCGGTCGCAGCAGCCGTCGTGCCTGTCGGAACCATCCGGAACACATTCCGGGAGGGGGATATCACGGTTTCCGATGTCTTCAATGCCAATTCGCTCGGCATCGGGCCAGACGGAATTTCCGGCTATCCGCTGCTCAGCATCTATCTGACAGGAAAAGAACTGAAGACCGTCGCGGAAGTCGATGCATCGATCACTCCAATCATGAACACCGTGCAATTGTATATTTCCGGGCTGAGTTACATGTTCAATCCCAACCGGCTGCTCTTCAACAAAGTGACGGACATCCGCCTGCAGGACAGGGACGGCGTGACAGAGGAGATTGACGACGACAAACTTTATCGGGTCGTAGGTGGTTTGTACTCCGTTCAGATGCTGCCGTTTGTCAACGAGAAGTCCTTTGGTCTGCTGTCTGTCGTGCCGAAGACAAAAGACGGGGAGCCGATCGAAGACTTTGAAGATCACATCCTCTACATGAACGGTCAGCAGGAAGTGAAGGAATGGTATGCGATCGCAGAATACTTGAAGTCGTTCGATCAGCAGGAAGGCGTCCCGCAGATCCCTGGCTACTATAGCGAGGAACAGGGCAGGAAAGTGGTCGAACAGGATTCCAGTCTGTCCGCTGTATTGAGCCAGCCCAACGGGATAATTTTGAGTGCGTATGCAATCTTGGCTGCGGTGCTCGCTGTCATTGTTACATTGGCCGTATTCATCGTAAGACGGAAACGCCGCAAGCGGCTGCTGTAA
- a CDS encoding SDR family NAD(P)-dependent oxidoreductase has protein sequence MKLTGKVAMIIGGTSGLGEATSKRFAEEGAHVIVAGRDREAGDRIVRDITDQGGRAVFAELDVTDADSVKRAVRKAADTCGTIDILYNGAGIHDGYKDVTETDEELFDKLMAVNVKGAFLVTKEIMPIFLKKGRGTIINIGSQSTFVAGAGGSTYVTSKHAIAGFTKQLSYDFGQKGIKVNLIAPGFIDTPMTEGIDDSRLKDIPAGRAGKPEEIAAAALFLASDESDYMQGSEMKVDGGWTVGR, from the coding sequence ATGAAACTTACAGGCAAAGTGGCGATGATCATCGGCGGGACATCAGGACTCGGGGAAGCGACATCCAAACGGTTTGCAGAAGAAGGGGCACACGTCATCGTTGCCGGCCGCGACCGGGAGGCAGGAGACCGGATCGTCCGGGATATTACGGACCAAGGCGGCCGGGCGGTGTTTGCCGAGCTCGACGTGACGGACGCCGATTCCGTCAAACGGGCGGTCCGAAAGGCTGCGGACACATGCGGTACGATCGATATCCTCTATAACGGCGCTGGCATCCATGATGGATACAAAGACGTCACGGAAACGGATGAAGAGCTGTTCGACAAACTGATGGCGGTGAATGTCAAAGGCGCGTTCCTTGTGACGAAAGAAATCATGCCGATCTTCCTGAAGAAAGGGAGGGGCACCATCATCAATATCGGCTCCCAGTCGACATTCGTCGCAGGAGCGGGCGGCAGCACGTATGTGACGAGCAAGCATGCGATCGCCGGCTTCACGAAACAGCTGTCATACGATTTTGGTCAGAAGGGCATCAAAGTGAACCTGATTGCACCGGGGTTCATCGACACGCCGATGACCGAAGGAATCGACGACAGCCGTCTCAAGGATATTCCGGCGGGCCGCGCAGGCAAACCGGAAGAGATCGCAGCGGCGGCCCTGTTCCTCGCCTCCGACGAATCCGACTATATGCAGGGGTCAGAGATGAAAGTGGACGGCGGCTGGACCGTCGGCCGCTGA
- a CDS encoding AAA family ATPase, giving the protein MKLTKDTQYIKSLSLKRERIRSFGSYPLSLPFLQHLEELTFHPSVTYIIGENGMGKSTLLEGAATNLGFNPEGGTRNFNFSSYDSHSNLDEYLRITKGVRRPRDSFFFRAETYYNVATHIEELDTEPLGGPRIIDSFGGKSLHEQSHGESFFAAFLERFQGNGLYILDEPEAALSPVRQLAMLARIHELAEDGSQFIISTHSPILMAYPDAVIYQIDEQGIEEALLEETSHYSVMKQFFEDRDRLIYHLFK; this is encoded by the coding sequence GTGAAACTGACAAAGGACACCCAATACATCAAAAGCCTGTCGCTGAAACGGGAACGGATCCGCTCGTTCGGCTCCTATCCGCTCAGCCTTCCGTTCCTCCAGCATTTGGAGGAACTGACCTTCCACCCCAGTGTGACGTACATCATCGGTGAGAACGGCATGGGGAAGTCGACACTGCTGGAAGGGGCAGCGACGAATCTCGGCTTCAATCCGGAAGGCGGAACCCGGAATTTCAATTTTTCAAGCTATGATTCCCATTCCAATCTCGATGAATACTTGCGGATCACGAAAGGAGTCCGGCGCCCGCGGGATTCGTTCTTTTTCCGTGCGGAGACGTATTACAATGTCGCCACCCATATTGAGGAGCTGGATACAGAACCGCTCGGCGGACCGCGCATCATCGATTCGTTCGGCGGCAAGTCGCTGCATGAACAATCCCACGGTGAATCGTTCTTTGCTGCCTTCCTCGAGCGGTTCCAGGGGAATGGCCTGTACATATTGGATGAGCCGGAAGCCGCCCTGTCCCCGGTCCGGCAGCTCGCCATGCTCGCCCGGATTCACGAACTTGCAGAGGATGGCTCGCAATTCATCATTTCGACGCACTCGCCGATCCTGATGGCCTATCCCGACGCGGTCATCTACCAGATCGACGAGCAGGGGATCGAGGAGGCACTCTTGGAAGAGACGTCCCACTACTCGGTCATGAAACAGTTCTTCGAAGACCGCGACCGGCTGATTTATCATCTGTTCAAATAA
- the sstT gene encoding serine/threonine transporter SstT, translating into MQGIWNKWNSISLVKRIIAGIILGVVLALALPKSAGWVTIFGTLFVGALKAVAPVLVLFLVMYALAAHKKGTKTNMKTVLTLYGIGTLLAGVVAVGVSFIFPITLKLTAGAEGLTPPEGIVEVLKTLLLNLVSNPVDALLNANYLGILLWAVVLGLALKSASQTTKDVLGNVSEAITKVVQWIISLAPIGIMGLVFDAVATTGISALYNYGRLLMVLVGCMLFIALVVNPLIVYVYIRRNPYPLVFKVLRDSGLTAFFTRSSAANIPVNMKLCEELGLDEDTYAVSIPLGATINMAGAAVTISVLTLSAVHTFGIQVDFLTALLLSVVSAVSAAGASGVAGGSLLLIPLACSLFGVPNDVAMQVVAVGFIIGVVQDSCETALNSSTDVLFTAAAEYAKEYKESKVGGAISAKS; encoded by the coding sequence ATGCAGGGGATCTGGAACAAATGGAACAGCATCAGTTTGGTGAAACGTATCATTGCGGGTATTATCTTAGGCGTGGTGCTGGCATTGGCACTGCCGAAATCAGCAGGGTGGGTGACAATCTTCGGGACGTTGTTCGTCGGTGCGCTGAAGGCTGTCGCACCTGTGTTAGTCTTATTCCTCGTAATGTATGCGCTTGCAGCCCATAAGAAAGGCACCAAGACGAACATGAAGACGGTCCTGACACTCTACGGGATCGGCACACTGCTCGCAGGCGTGGTGGCGGTCGGTGTGAGCTTCATTTTCCCGATTACGCTGAAACTGACAGCTGGAGCGGAAGGGCTGACGCCGCCGGAAGGGATTGTCGAAGTCCTGAAGACACTGCTTCTGAACCTCGTTTCCAATCCGGTTGATGCTCTTCTGAACGCCAACTACCTTGGGATTCTCCTATGGGCGGTCGTACTCGGGCTCGCATTGAAGAGTGCCAGCCAAACAACGAAAGATGTCCTCGGCAATGTGTCTGAAGCGATCACGAAAGTCGTCCAGTGGATTATCAGTCTGGCGCCGATCGGTATTATGGGCCTTGTATTCGATGCCGTTGCGACAACGGGCATCTCGGCACTGTACAATTACGGCAGACTGCTGATGGTTCTCGTCGGCTGCATGCTGTTCATCGCCCTGGTCGTCAATCCGCTCATCGTCTACGTCTACATCCGGCGGAACCCGTATCCGCTCGTGTTCAAAGTGCTGCGTGACAGCGGCCTTACAGCATTCTTCACCCGCAGTTCAGCGGCCAACATCCCAGTCAACATGAAATTGTGCGAAGAGCTCGGTCTGGATGAGGACACATATGCTGTCTCCATTCCGCTCGGTGCGACCATCAACATGGCGGGCGCCGCGGTGACGATTTCTGTCCTGACACTGTCTGCAGTCCACACATTTGGCATCCAGGTCGATTTCCTGACCGCCCTTCTGCTGTCCGTTGTTTCAGCTGTTTCAGCTGCCGGCGCTTCAGGTGTCGCAGGCGGTTCACTGCTTCTGATCCCGCTCGCATGCAGCCTGTTCGGTGTCCCAAACGACGTCGCGATGCAAGTGGTCGCAGTCGGGTTCATCATCGGAGTTGTCCAGGATTCGTGTGAGACGGCTCTTAACTCCTCGACGGATGTGCTGTTCACAGCAGCTGCCGAGTATGCGAAGGAATATAAGGAAAGCAAAGTGGGCGGAGCCATTTCGGCGAAGTCCTAA